One window of Leifsonia sp. AK011 genomic DNA carries:
- a CDS encoding ATP-dependent DNA helicase RecG: protein MNSPLDAKLATALGGRTAAAFERGLGLATIGDLLSHYPRRYARRGELTVLTELPLDTNVTIVAEVLEVRSRSMQARRGTISEVLIGDGKGTLTLTFFNQKWRENELRPGVRGIFAGKVGVYRNSRQLAHPDYELFDEQTDPATVQAWAELPIPIYPATSTVSSWQIQKSVALVLDTLPELEDPVPDAVRKGRNLMTFRRALELVHRPTKDSDWAVARATLRFQEAFVLQAALLRQRERLRETAATGRTPGAILEGFDATLPFTLTSDQRTVGEEVANDLAAEVPMNRLIQGEVGSGKTLVALRAMLAVAESGGQSALLAPTEVLAHQHLRSIVRTLGPDLAARLRPTILTGQLPAAERRKALLAIVSGSARIVVGTHALLGDAVTFFDLGLVVVDEQHRFGVEQREALRVKGERPPHVLVLTATPIPRTVAMTVFGDLDISTIRELPAGRQPISTHVVPTAERPGWINRVWERLSEELAKGHQGFVVCPAIDPSSGPEALEGAAPADSDLPEPIEGLPAARLATVTETLASLRANPLFEGRRIEGLHGKLPSDEKDAIMRAFAAGDIDVLVSTTVIEVGVDVPNASAMVVLDAERFGVSQLHQLRGRVGRGSVPGLCLLVTGAEVETLARERVEAVASTLDGFELANKDLELRQEGDVLGSTQSGGRSSLRLVRVTRDAEVIAEAREVAAAILADDPTLAQHTPLRDALDRRLDAEAEAFLSKN, encoded by the coding sequence GTGAACTCTCCGCTCGACGCCAAGCTCGCGACCGCCCTCGGCGGCCGCACGGCTGCCGCGTTCGAGCGCGGGCTGGGACTCGCGACGATCGGCGACCTGCTCAGCCACTACCCCCGCCGCTACGCGCGGCGTGGCGAGCTCACGGTGCTCACGGAGCTCCCGCTCGACACCAACGTGACCATCGTCGCTGAGGTGCTCGAGGTGCGGTCGCGATCGATGCAGGCCAGGCGCGGCACCATCTCAGAAGTGCTCATCGGTGACGGCAAGGGAACCCTCACACTCACCTTCTTCAACCAGAAGTGGCGCGAGAACGAGTTGCGTCCAGGCGTGCGTGGCATTTTCGCCGGCAAGGTCGGCGTCTACCGCAACTCACGTCAGCTCGCGCATCCCGACTACGAGCTGTTCGACGAGCAGACCGACCCCGCGACGGTGCAGGCGTGGGCCGAGCTCCCGATTCCGATCTACCCCGCGACCTCGACGGTGTCGAGTTGGCAGATCCAGAAGTCCGTCGCGCTCGTGCTCGACACACTCCCCGAACTCGAGGATCCGGTCCCGGATGCTGTGCGCAAGGGTCGCAATCTGATGACGTTCCGTCGGGCGCTGGAGCTGGTGCACCGCCCCACGAAGGACTCGGACTGGGCGGTTGCCCGGGCCACTCTGCGGTTCCAGGAGGCGTTCGTGCTGCAGGCCGCGCTCCTGCGTCAACGCGAGCGCCTGCGCGAGACCGCGGCCACGGGTCGTACTCCGGGCGCGATCCTGGAGGGGTTCGACGCGACCCTACCGTTCACGCTCACGTCGGACCAGCGCACGGTCGGCGAGGAGGTCGCGAACGATCTCGCCGCCGAGGTGCCGATGAACCGTCTCATCCAGGGCGAGGTCGGTTCGGGCAAGACCCTCGTCGCGCTGCGGGCCATGCTCGCGGTCGCTGAGTCCGGTGGTCAGTCGGCGTTACTCGCGCCTACCGAGGTGCTCGCCCACCAGCACCTGCGATCGATCGTGCGCACGCTCGGCCCCGATCTGGCCGCACGTCTGAGGCCCACCATCCTCACGGGGCAGCTCCCCGCAGCGGAGCGCCGCAAGGCTCTGCTCGCGATCGTGTCGGGCTCCGCCCGGATCGTCGTCGGTACGCACGCCCTTCTCGGTGACGCCGTCACGTTCTTCGACCTCGGGCTCGTGGTCGTCGATGAGCAGCACCGCTTCGGTGTGGAGCAGCGTGAGGCCCTGCGGGTCAAGGGGGAGCGGCCACCGCACGTGCTCGTGCTCACGGCCACGCCGATCCCGCGAACCGTCGCGATGACCGTCTTCGGGGACCTCGACATCTCCACCATTCGTGAGCTTCCTGCCGGTCGACAGCCGATCTCCACCCACGTTGTACCCACGGCCGAGCGGCCCGGCTGGATCAACCGCGTCTGGGAGCGGCTCTCCGAGGAGTTGGCCAAGGGGCACCAGGGTTTCGTCGTATGTCCGGCGATCGACCCCTCGTCGGGCCCTGAGGCTCTCGAAGGGGCCGCCCCGGCCGACTCCGACCTTCCCGAACCGATCGAGGGGCTTCCCGCAGCACGGCTCGCCACCGTCACCGAGACTCTCGCCTCCCTCCGCGCGAACCCGCTCTTCGAGGGCAGGCGCATCGAGGGACTTCACGGCAAGCTGCCGAGCGACGAGAAGGACGCCATCATGCGTGCCTTTGCCGCGGGCGACATCGACGTGCTCGTCTCCACGACCGTGATCGAGGTGGGTGTCGACGTGCCGAACGCCTCGGCGATGGTCGTGCTCGACGCGGAGCGGTTCGGCGTCTCGCAGTTGCACCAGTTGCGTGGGCGGGTGGGTCGTGGATCCGTTCCGGGGCTGTGCCTGCTGGTGACGGGGGCGGAGGTCGAGACGCTCGCACGCGAGAGGGTGGAGGCCGTGGCATCCACGCTCGACGGCTTCGAGCTCGCGAACAAGGACCTCGAGCTGCGGCAGGAGGGCGACGTGCTCGGGAGCACGCAGTCAGGTGGCAGGTCGAGCCTGCGTCTCGTCCGCGTCACGCGAGACGCCGAGGTCATCGCCGAGGCGAGGGAGGTTGCGGCGGCGATCCTCGCGGACGATCCGACCCTCGCGCAGCACACTCCGCTTCGTGACGCGCTCGATCGGCGGCTCGACGCCGAGGCCGAGGCGTTCCTGTCGAAGAACTGA
- the rsmD gene encoding 16S rRNA (guanine(966)-N(2))-methyltransferase RsmD codes for MTRIIAGFAGSITIAVPGSGTRPTSDRVREALFSALEARDAIDGMRVLDLYAGSGALGLESLSRGATHVTLVDRSIATARKNGARVAGLAPKSARPEVVTSGQSVQAFLDGARSFWDLVFLDPPYELSTEELERNLASLAPRLSPDALVIVERSTRSREPELPEGLELERRKDYGDTALYWISA; via the coding sequence GTGACCCGCATCATCGCAGGCTTCGCCGGGTCGATCACGATCGCGGTGCCCGGCTCCGGCACGCGACCCACGAGTGATCGGGTGCGCGAGGCCCTGTTCTCCGCCCTCGAGGCCCGGGACGCCATCGACGGGATGCGCGTGCTCGACCTCTACGCCGGCTCCGGCGCACTCGGACTGGAGTCGCTATCGCGGGGAGCCACCCACGTCACCCTCGTCGACCGCTCGATCGCGACGGCTCGGAAGAACGGCGCACGCGTCGCTGGCCTCGCCCCGAAGAGTGCGCGACCGGAGGTGGTGACGTCCGGCCAGTCCGTGCAGGCGTTCCTCGACGGCGCCCGCAGCTTCTGGGATCTCGTCTTCCTCGACCCGCCCTACGAACTCAGCACCGAGGAGCTCGAGCGCAACCTCGCGTCACTCGCTCCGCGCCTCTCCCCCGACGCGCTCGTGATCGTCGAACGCAGCACGCGATCGCGGGAGCCAGAACTTCCCGAGGGCCTGGAGCTCGAGCGCCGCAAGGACTACGGCGACACCGCGCTGTACTGGATCTCGGCCTAG
- the thiL gene encoding thiamine-phosphate kinase yields the protein MTTLGSLGESAVLARIFPKLPAATAQLLGPGDDAAVVAAPDGRFVVTTDMMIHGPDFRLAWSTPYDLGWKAAASNLSDVAAMGAVPTALVVALAAPAETSIEFLESFADGLREGCAALAPGAGVVGGDLSVSSTLTIAVTAFGDLEGRAPVLRSGARAGDIVAVSGDLGAAAEGLRLLFERGVVDGVPDATAAARVAAEHPVPIAAQLRPHPPIADGRAAATAGATAMLDLSDGLAIDAARIASASGVALALEGLTPEEFTGGEDHSLLATFPPGTELPGGFRAIGVVVEGLGITLDGVDVERAGWDPYRGWNGGVG from the coding sequence ATGACGACTCTCGGCTCCCTCGGTGAGTCCGCCGTTCTTGCGCGCATCTTCCCGAAGCTTCCCGCCGCTACCGCGCAACTGCTCGGCCCGGGGGATGACGCGGCCGTCGTTGCGGCGCCCGATGGCCGGTTCGTGGTGACGACCGACATGATGATCCACGGGCCGGATTTCAGGCTCGCATGGTCGACACCGTACGACTTGGGGTGGAAGGCCGCGGCATCCAATCTCTCCGATGTCGCCGCGATGGGTGCGGTTCCCACGGCGCTCGTGGTGGCGCTCGCGGCGCCGGCCGAAACATCGATCGAGTTCCTGGAGTCGTTCGCCGACGGCCTGCGCGAGGGGTGCGCAGCGCTGGCACCCGGGGCGGGAGTCGTCGGCGGTGACCTCTCCGTCTCGAGCACGCTCACGATCGCGGTGACCGCCTTCGGGGACCTCGAGGGCAGGGCACCCGTGCTGCGATCCGGAGCGCGAGCGGGTGACATCGTGGCTGTCTCCGGCGACCTCGGCGCCGCGGCCGAGGGCCTTCGTCTGCTGTTCGAGCGCGGTGTCGTCGATGGTGTCCCGGATGCCACGGCAGCAGCCCGCGTAGCCGCCGAGCATCCCGTGCCGATCGCCGCCCAGCTCAGGCCGCACCCGCCCATCGCGGACGGCAGGGCCGCCGCGACGGCCGGAGCCACCGCGATGCTCGACCTGAGCGATGGCCTCGCGATCGACGCGGCACGCATTGCCTCCGCGAGCGGTGTCGCGCTCGCGCTGGAGGGGCTCACGCCGGAGGAGTTCACCGGAGGAGAGGACCACTCGCTGCTCGCGACGTTCCCTCCCGGCACGGAACTGCCGGGAGGTTTCCGCGCGATCGGCGTGGTCGTCGAGGGCCTGGGCATCACGCTTGACGGGGTCGACGTCGAACGCGCGGGCTGGGATCCCTATCGCGGGTGGAACGGCGGCGTGGGCTAG
- a CDS encoding DUF3515 family protein, with translation MRVSLPLGIAAVALLLAGCAPTVALEPADDAASPLCAEVTVRLPDAIDEFAARETNAQATGAWGQPVAVVLHCGVPTPAPTAEFPCVTVEGIDWLRDDTDAPSYVFTSYGRTPAVEVVVDSDVASGLDALTALAPAVGRLPVEGACITPEG, from the coding sequence ATGAGAGTCTCACTGCCCCTCGGCATCGCTGCCGTCGCCCTCCTGCTCGCCGGATGCGCTCCGACGGTGGCGCTCGAGCCCGCGGACGACGCGGCGAGCCCGCTGTGCGCGGAGGTGACCGTTCGGCTTCCCGACGCCATCGACGAGTTCGCCGCGCGCGAGACCAACGCCCAGGCGACGGGCGCGTGGGGTCAGCCCGTGGCGGTCGTGCTGCACTGCGGCGTGCCGACCCCGGCCCCCACCGCCGAGTTCCCGTGCGTGACCGTCGAGGGCATCGACTGGCTCCGGGATGACACGGATGCACCGAGCTACGTCTTTACGAGCTACGGCCGCACCCCCGCCGTCGAGGTCGTCGTGGACTCCGATGTCGCCTCCGGCCTGGACGCACTCACAGCGTTGGCCCCGGCGGTCGGGCGCCTGCCCGTCGAGGGTGCCTGCATCACCCCCGAGGGCTGA
- a CDS encoding sodium:proton antiporter — MEEILVILVIGLVVIAAATLLGERFGVASPLILVAVGVGASFLPLFDSIQVDPELILQGVLPPLLYSAAVSMPTMNFRREFGAISGLSVLLVVVSALLLGLFFMLVIPGLGFAWGVALGAIISPTDAVATSIIKRSPVSPRVVALLDGESLLNDATALVVLRTAIVATAATFSFWGSVGTFAYSVAIAIVIGVVVAALNLAVRRRITSPTVNTVISFTVPFLASVPAELLGASGLVAAVVAGLITGIRAPRELSPQHRLSDSQNWRTVELVLEGAVFLTMGIQIKAIITDVERDHAGVGVSLVIAFAALALIILIRAAYVAPLLAVLSRLTRRGANMQGQLQGLQEKLADPNERVAAYTDFARGRAPKARDAQRFATRVTRVLADIDYFRRQPLGWREGTIVVWAGMRGAVTVAAAQILPEETPARSVIVLIAFAVALFSLTIQGGTLAAVIRRLGRAADKSAAEIDHDAETAGIMDLLMTTAKQFDEPATVEGEPRLATFARRKEYRLTVLRAQRTALLDARDNGTFDADVLEKALADLDASEIAIEMRG; from the coding sequence ATGGAAGAGATCCTCGTCATCCTCGTCATCGGACTGGTCGTCATCGCCGCGGCGACTCTCCTGGGCGAGCGCTTCGGTGTCGCTTCTCCGCTGATCCTCGTCGCCGTGGGTGTCGGCGCGAGCTTCCTACCCCTCTTCGACTCGATCCAGGTCGACCCCGAGCTCATACTGCAGGGGGTGCTTCCCCCACTCCTCTACTCGGCGGCCGTCTCCATGCCCACGATGAACTTCCGTCGTGAGTTCGGGGCGATCAGCGGGCTCTCCGTGCTGCTGGTGGTCGTGAGCGCGCTCCTGCTCGGGCTGTTCTTCATGCTCGTTATCCCCGGTCTGGGTTTCGCGTGGGGCGTCGCACTCGGCGCGATCATCAGCCCGACGGATGCCGTGGCCACCTCGATCATCAAGCGTTCACCCGTCTCGCCCCGGGTCGTCGCACTGCTGGACGGCGAGAGCCTCCTCAACGACGCGACTGCCCTGGTAGTCCTGCGCACCGCCATCGTCGCCACCGCGGCAACCTTCTCGTTCTGGGGTTCCGTGGGCACGTTCGCGTACTCGGTCGCCATCGCCATCGTCATCGGCGTGGTCGTCGCGGCGCTCAATCTGGCGGTCCGGCGGCGCATCACCTCACCGACCGTGAACACCGTGATCTCCTTCACGGTGCCGTTCCTGGCCTCCGTGCCCGCGGAGCTCCTCGGGGCCTCCGGGCTCGTCGCCGCAGTCGTTGCGGGGCTGATCACGGGAATCCGCGCTCCGCGCGAGCTATCGCCCCAGCACCGACTGTCGGATTCGCAGAACTGGCGCACCGTGGAGCTCGTCCTCGAGGGCGCTGTCTTCCTCACCATGGGCATCCAGATCAAGGCCATCATCACCGACGTCGAGCGCGACCATGCCGGCGTCGGAGTGTCACTCGTGATCGCCTTTGCGGCGCTCGCGCTCATCATCCTCATCCGGGCTGCGTACGTCGCTCCCCTCCTCGCCGTGCTCTCCCGTCTGACTCGACGGGGTGCGAACATGCAGGGGCAACTTCAGGGGCTTCAGGAGAAGCTCGCCGATCCCAACGAACGCGTCGCGGCCTATACCGACTTCGCGAGGGGCCGAGCGCCGAAGGCTCGGGACGCCCAACGATTCGCCACCCGGGTCACGCGCGTCCTGGCCGACATCGACTACTTCCGGCGGCAGCCACTGGGATGGCGAGAGGGCACGATCGTCGTCTGGGCTGGCATGCGCGGAGCCGTGACGGTCGCGGCGGCACAGATTCTCCCCGAGGAGACGCCCGCCCGGTCGGTGATTGTGTTGATCGCCTTCGCCGTCGCCCTCTTCTCGCTCACCATCCAGGGTGGCACGCTCGCGGCGGTCATCAGGCGACTCGGGCGCGCAGCGGACAAGAGCGCCGCTGAGATCGACCATGACGCCGAGACCGCCGGGATCATGGACCTCCTCATGACGACGGCCAAACAGTTCGACGAGCCTGCGACCGTGGAGGGTGAGCCGCGGCTCGCAACCTTCGCGCGTCGGAAGGAGTATCGGCTCACGGTGCTTCGAGCCCAGCGCACAGCGCTGCTCGATGCTCGCGACAACGGGACGTTCGATGCCGACGTGCTCGAGAAAGCTCTCGCCGACCTTGATGCGTCGGAGATCGCGATCGAGATGCGGGGCTGA